The DNA segment ACCGTTCGAGGATGCGAGATCTCATTCGAACAAGAACACAACTTTTCGATTCTCTATAGAAGTTAGTCTACATACGATGCTACAGTATGCACAGGTTCTTATACAGACTCGACATTATAATTATGTCTGTTGCTGGTGTTACTTAAAACTTAAGCCCAGCTTACGTTTCAGTCTTGATCACTAGTGGCTCGACGCACTACGTTAAGACTTAAAACTCGACTTATTTTTTAAGCAATTATTGAAATAATTTTGTTTGTTGCTGATTCttgtaataaaaaataattttctcgTAAGTGGCAACAAAAAATTAATGTGTAAATACGtaaatgtttaaaaaaatgCATAGTAAGAGACAAGTCTTCATATGATTAATCACTGAATCTGTAAATCGGGAACTTTCTTCCATATTTTAGAGGAATTGAAtaccaataaaaaaaaaaattgatacaCAAATCGTTTCTCCTCTTACAGACTCAAGATTATTCCTGTGCGGGTACTTGTATTTTCATTAATATAAAACATTCTTTATGTTGAAAAAGTATCGTTTGAAAAACGATCTGAGAGGAAacgaaatatatataactaCATTGTTATCGAATAAATTCTCATTGATTCGAAATTTCTTCCAAAATATCGATATCGACAGAAAAATGTTAGATCGCCCAGCGACCTTTACCATGTCATGCCATCGAAAATTACTTTCTTTGCCCTACTTTTTGTACTAATTTTCTTAACCAATACCTGGTCTCCAAACTACGTGATCCTCTCATTTAGTTTCAGCGCCATGAATCCCTCACTTACGTTTCCTCTCGATCACGTTCGATTTCAACCTGCTTCAAAAAAACAAAGGAAATCGGTAACTTTGCCAAACCTTAAGACACTTGGATTCCAAATGCTTTTCCTTTTGTGCAGAATTAATCCTATGCTTCTTCGTTAGTGATCAATTTTTCTGCAAAAAACTACAACTTTCTTTTTTGTACACGGAACAGACTTCGAAGTCTAGTTGGTTTTTCCAATTTCTTGATGATCTCCACCGCGTTACTTTTTGTACAGCTTAAACGTTGCTTCCGATGACACGTAAAGTTATCCCCGGCAGGGATAAAATACAAAGGAGACCCCGAGCAGCTTCAGAACGCCAATGGTTCAGTTTTGCAGATTGGCATGCTCCGCCGATTTTCTCAAGCAAGAAGCGTTTAAGATTGATATTAACATTGAATCCTCTTCGTTCACTCGTTTccttactttttttttattgtgcTCCAAACCTGGCCGGATTGAAGTCTTTGTTGACGAACGAGAACCCTTGGAACTCTTCTTGGTTGATGTAACTCACTTCGTCCGGGTCTTCTGGTGTTAATACTGGGTCTTCTTTCGTAAATTCCGTATCGAAGTTCATTACATCCTTTTTGCTTTTCTAAAGAAATAGATATATTATTGAATGCTTTGTTAAACTAAAAACCACCTTGAAAGTGTGTAATGTATATAACGATCATTGCAAACTTACCGTTTTTGGTCTAATCGGTGGTTTCACTTTGCGCGCTTCAAGTGCTTCCCAGTCTATTTCTTGAAAGAATGGATGCGCCTTTATGGCATTCTCACCGCCATTAGCTACCACGCAACCTAGTCTTTTGGCAGGATTTTTCGTCATAAATCCTTTTAATATAGAAACTGCCTCTTTAGATATCCAAACAGGGTACAGCACGTCGTCTCGTAAAATAGATTCGAATAAATCGTCTTCGTTATCTGCTTCGAAAGGTGGTTGACCAGCCATCATTTCATACATTAAAACACCAAGTGCCCACCAATCAACGCTCGCACCGTATTGTAACTCCTGAAGAATTTCAGGTGCTATGTAATCGGGTGTGCCGCAAAATGTTGTCGTAGTCGTTTTCCCCTCGATAATACCCTCTTTACACATCCCGAAATCCGCTAATTTACAATGACCCTCTTGGTCAAGTATTATATTGTCTAACTTAAGGTCACGATAAATAATGTGATGTTTATGCAGAAATTGTAATGCGAGAGTAACTTCCGCCGCATAGAAGCGAGCCCTTGCTTCGTCAAATTTTCGAGCTCTCTGTATAtgaaacattaaatcacctaaaaaatattattactgctattacttatattttttattagttTTATTAGTTTTTATTTTATGTGTTTTATTACTTatgtttttatatatttttaaaatttttacCTCCATTCACATACTCCATAACGAAAAACAACCGATCATTCGTCTGGAAACAACTGTGTATAGCTGTAAGAAAAGGATGTTTTGCTGCTAATGTTAAAATTCTTTTTTCTGTCATCGTGCAATCCACATCATCATCTTGTATAATTACATCTTTCCGTAAAATTTTCACGGCGTAAACCTCGTCTGGATTAGTTTTCCGTTCCACTAGCATCACTTTTCCAAAGCTACCTTTACCAAGAACCTTAATGAAATTAAAATCTTCGATACCAAATTTTCTAACTTCATTTTCACTAACAGGTACAGCGTTTTCAGTAGCGATAGCGGgagtctcctcttttttttgaaTCGTTTGCGAATTATCTGTCGGTAGTGTATCTGTTACTGTCATTGTTGTAGGTGTCTGACCAGACTGACAGGTTGTTATTCTATAATTAATCTTTGGAGTTTTAATCTGTTTATCTGGTGATATATTCATTGCACTCAGAATTTCAGCCATAGCTTTAGTATTAATACCACAGTTATTCGCAACATTTTTCTGGCATCTCTTGTGAACATTTATATTACAAGCTGTTTACAAACGAAGGAAATAAATTTGACTAAGTATTTACATGTATTATTCCATACAaaacaaattattattattattattagaaaattacCTTCGCATTGCAAGCCTTGTCTAAATAAACCATACAAGAGTGAGCCACAGTGGTCACAGAATGTAAATCTCTTGTAAGTGTGAACAACAAAACGATGTGGCATGTCTATACTGAAACGTGGACTTTCTGTATCGTGACTCGACTGAAATCGAATTTCATTCAAATATTAATCAATACAGTTATCACATGTTTCATAAATATTTCCTTATTATAAAATTAACAATACATAATAAATTATGTACTTACCTCGTCTCTCATGCCAGGGCATTTCATGATAACCAATTTGTGACATCTTTTGTGAACTACACATGTGCAAACTGAAACATAATTAAAATCCAATTGAATGCTTATAATTTTTTGGAACAAACAACACTCAGCATAGCATAACCAAAGCTGGCTGCATGCGTGATTAGACGCATTGATTCAAAATGACAGACATAAATAAAATTTAGCGGATGTTGTGATAGTCTTGCCATAGAACCAGTATAAGCTTGAACATAGAAGTACAGAATGTAAAATTTAAAGATGTGACATAAAATGAAACCATTAAAACAGTTGGACATGATTCATTACATTTAGTTTAGAAATGAAACATGCAATAAAATATTTCTTCACATTGTACCATTTTAAACCAGGGTTAATACACAATTGACAGTAAAAATTTGATCAATATGTTATGAAATATTAAGTTTTATTTTCCAAGTCTCGTCGCAAAAAGCACAGCATCAGGTATTAAGCTATTGGGCAAATTAAACATCAAAAACCTTTAATTTTCAAACTGAATTATAAAAATTCTCTGACTGCCTAGATGCTTTGATTCATTATAAAGAACTAAGTACACATACACACACCTAGATAAACGTATGTTCATACAAAGGTAGAGCAagcaaatatatataattataatatttgtTAATAACGTGTATGTGTCTTCTCACCTTGACACTGATAGCCCTGCTTGCCCAAGCCCCTGAAATACAACAGACAAAACACATCACATCATCTCCTTGTATACCCTCATAAAACACATACGTATGCTTTCTTGGGCCATAAACCGTAATTAGATGTTTAGCTGGTCTTTTAAAGGATGATTAGAAAAATTTATCGTTCAATTTGTATTTCTCTCTTATACATTTCTACTCTTTCTTTAAAAATAtggatatatattatatattaatttccAAATAGTTTCATTGAACGATACAAATAGTATGTGCTTGCAAAACCAATGCATGCAACCTATTTCTTAGTTAAATGACTTATTCCAGCAaaatgcatagaatattatgCAATTGTTACTTTACTGTGTGGAGACAGTACACCTAATGTGTGTTAGTTCAACTTTTACTTCCCtgttccaaagattgtaaagcTAGTGAATTAATTCAAAATTATTTCTTGATCCGTGTTGTAATACTCATACAAATATTCAAACattatataatgaaaaataacaACAATTTCAGGTAATATTTTGAGAAACCATACAGCTCCTTGATGATAACTACAATTATACTGTAAAAAACCAAAAACCCAGGCATGCAAGTTCAACATTTTCAAAATTATCCAAAGTACCAGAATCCCACATTAATTTGGTGTGCGTGAAGTTATTATTATGAAGTTCAATGCAAAATGTCAGCTGTTATATAAATTGTAATTATAAGTCTACGGATGTTTATACAAATTCATTATCTTGATTAACATATTCTATGTAGAGGTTAATATTGCCTCTAAAATACTACaacattaatttaatttaatttaagatATTTTGCATATTTCAATTTCCCACAAATGTATAAACATTTACAATTTGGTACATACTGTTTACAACATACACACCAAATTAAATATACAGTATTTTGTATCATGAAATGATTAAAATTAGTAAATGTTTTGATTTAGTGTTAGAGTATGCTTGTGAATTAAATCCTAAGCAATATTATCAATGTATTTTTGTCAAGCGTACATACCATATGAATTCACGGCAGTGAGAACAGAAAGTTGGTTGTCTCAGGAAGGTAGCCATAAACTTGTGACCATTTGCTTGATGAACCTTGCGACGCATAGCACCTCTCCGCCGGTTGAAACCCTGCCGTTCTTTAAACTCCCTTTTGGGTTCCTTCCCAGCGCTGATGCTTCCACCGCCTCTGCTTCCAATTCCTTCTCCATCACCTGTACCACAGCCTGTGTGTTGATCtaaaattttattataaaaaatatatcctACGTATATTCTATTTAATTGTTACCTGGATCTTACCTTGTTCGTTCCACTTCAGGTCGATTCTGACCCTCAGCTTTCCTTGAGGTTCAAGGTCAACCTAAAATAAGTTCAATTCAAATAACAATTAGCAAATAATACTTCTAAATAACAATATTACTTTACAAGGTGtacaaaatatattaatatCAATACTAGATGGTGAAAATAAATAACAGAGATAgttcaaattcaattattgTTAATATTGTCGtttaattttaacaatattctGTAAGAATTGAAAGAATTCAATATAAACGTAATATTACTTTTGCCTCAATTATCTGATTCACAATAGTATGGTAAATATTGCCAAAATACATACGCTTTCACAATCTTTATGCAGTTGCAACATTTTAAGAAATAAAATGATTCTTAACAAGCGCACGTTTCCGATCTAAGAAATAATTATCGTCTATCTTTCCTTGAAGCGGTTTTAGTTGACATAATCTTATCAAACTACCTTGAATTATGCCATAATGTCACAATACAAAGGTATACATAGATTACACATTGCTCTTCCGCTACACGCGTCAAAAACAAACATAGTAATGTCAACACGAAATTATTTCGAACCAATCGTGCGATTAAACAGAAATGAAGGGTTAAAATGTTAGAAACGCGCAAGTATAAGtgcgaaatgaaaatgaaaataaacaAAAGAAACACTTTATCTTATAATTTTAGTAAGAGACTTGGAATAGTTAGCTTTTGAAACCAACCCATAGATCCGCCGTCTTGTCATTCCTGCTGACAAGCTCCTCGAAGGGAATAGTACAGTTCGCGACGAAATAATCCGGCGGCAATGCCGCATCGTGGAAGACAGTAAGCCCAAGCATCACCGCGTCTTGAACCTCGTGAGTAAAAGATTCGTTCCATATCGGGTCGAACGTTTTCGGTTTGGTAGACGAACGATCAAGATGATTCTCGTCGACGTCCAGTTGCACGTAAGGATCTAGTATAGGTTCATCTTGCCAGAACTTCCGCTGTTTGTCCGTCGCCCTTAGCCCGACTGCCTCGCATATTTCGATCTTCACCGTCCCCGTGAACATCACGAATGGCAGATGCACCGACACACGATATAACCAAGAAAGGGAGGACAGAGGAAGGACAAGCCAGCCGACGGGCTGTCACGCCTGTCGACGAGCTGACACTTCGAGTCGTGCGATCAGGTTATCCGGAAATTTAGTCAACTACCCGAGTCAACTAGATCCACCTGACCATCACCGTTTTTGATTAACGACAAGCTCCTCTCGATTAGAAGCAATCGCTGGAAGGttcgatatatgtatatatatatatgtgtgtgtatatatctatatatacgcAAGTATATATACGCCGTATCAAAACCTCTGAAATGATTTCACCAATATAAGTTCCCGCGGTAAATACGACCTTCTGTAGAAATGTGTGGCGCACCGCTTTGAATATCCCGTCCAACGAGCCTTCGacactctccctctccctctctctctctctctctctctctctcgctctctctctctctctctccctccctctttaCTTCTTTCCCTCTGACTCTTATACGTTCACTCTCTCTTCGCTGTATATCTTTTCCTTGCTCTTTATTTCACCTATCTTTATCTCGCTTCCAAATTTCTTCCCCTTCTCTTTCTTCTCTCCTCCCTTTCCCTTTTCCTTCGTCACCGCCACCAGCACCGTGCAGTTATAAACACTCGGCTCTCTTCGCGTTCACACATAACAGACACGGAAACGGGAGCAGAATTGGCGACGGCAGCAACAGGAGCTTGTCGTCGAGCCCGAGATGCAGACGAGGCGGATGCAGGACGAGCGAACAAGAGGCGGTGTTGGTTATTGCGAGGCGCCCCGTTCGCGAGTACAAGGCCTGTCCTTGTATTTCCGATCTCCTGAGAGCCATTAagctcctctttctctcttgaaTTCTGCTTTCCGTGCGCTTTTTCCCCCTTTCGTGCCGCTTAACAAATTCTTGGACACCACTCGCGTCCGTAAAAATCTTTATTTCACgatttgcaaaaaaaaaaacgacgtAACACGGATAAAGCACTCGTTTACCGTCCCTGGACAGCCCCACCGACCCGAACCGCTCGATTGGTCACTCCGCGCTTCGTCTAAAGGGCGACTCGATCTCGGCCTCAAATGCCTTTCGGAATACCTCGTGCGTTTCCGTCGAAAGCTCAGGCTGCGTTTCCACCCGCAGGCTGAACGAATTATCCACTAAATCCGACACCGACGTCTTCTATGTATATTTCTCTTTCAAATATTTTTCCGGTACCCTGAATAGTGTAAAATTAGGAGATTGCACGCGATTTTTTTTAAATCTATAAACAACAATGTTCGCCAGCTGGCTAAAATTCAACTGCATGGAGAGCTTGCGGaacaagaaacactagaacgaTGCGCAGCCATCTGATTGGCGGAAGTCTGGCTAAAAAAAGCGCGCTTCTACTTACAGCACTGGTAATCCAGCGTTTACTGAACGATCCGGAACTATTTAGAAATTAACTCCATTCAGATAAAATGCAtccaaaataaaaatgaaaaaacgaCTTCCTCTCTTTGTTATAAAATGTCGTCACGCCATTGGGAGGTTCTTCTATATACAAAAAGTTAGGGATATAG comes from the Xylocopa sonorina isolate GNS202 chromosome 1, iyXylSono1_principal, whole genome shotgun sequence genome and includes:
- the Pkc98e gene encoding protein kinase C isoform X3, encoding MFTGTVKIEICEAVGLRATDKQRKFWQDEPILDPYVQLDVDENHLDRSSTKPKTFDPIWNESFTHEVQDAVMLGLTVFHDAALPPDYFVANCTIPFEELVSRNDKTADLWVDLEPQGKLRVRIDLKWNEQGDGEGIGSRGGGSISAGKEPKREFKERQGFNRRRGAMRRKVHQANGHKFMATFLRQPTFCSHCREFIWGLGKQGYQCQVCTCVVHKRCHKLVIMKCPGMRDESSHDTESPRFSIDMPHRFVVHTYKRFTFCDHCGSLLYGLFRQGLQCEACNINVHKRCQKNVANNCGINTKAMAEILSAMNISPDKQIKTPKINYRITTCQSGQTPTTMTVTDTLPTDNSQTIQKKEETPAIATENAVPVSENEVRKFGIEDFNFIKVLGKGSFGKVMLVERKTNPDEVYAVKILRKDVIIQDDDVDCTMTEKRILTLAAKHPFLTAIHSCFQTNDRLFFVMEYVNGGDLMFHIQRARKFDEARARFYAAEVTLALQFLHKHHIIYRDLKLDNIILDQEGHCKLADFGMCKEGIIEGKTTTTTFCGTPDYIAPEILQELQYGASVDWWALGVLMYEMMAGQPPFEADNEDDLFESILRDDVLYPVWISKEAVSILKGFMTKNPAKRLGCVVANGGENAIKAHPFFQEIDWEALEARKVKPPIRPKTKSKKDVMNFDTEFTKEDPVLTPEDPDEVSYINQEEFQGFSFVNKDFNPARFGAQ
- the Pkc98e gene encoding protein kinase C isoform X1 — translated: MFTGTVKIEICEAVGLRATDKQRKFWQDEPILDPYVQLDVDENHLDRSSTKPKTFDPIWNESFTHEVQDAVMLGLTVFHDAALPPDYFVANCTIPFEELVSRNDKTADLWVDLEPQGKLRVRIDLKWNEQDQHTGCGTGDGEGIGSRGGGSISAGKEPKREFKERQGFNRRRGAMRRKVHQANGHKFMATFLRQPTFCSHCREFIWGLGKQGYQCQVCTCVVHKRCHKLVIMKCPGMRDESSHDTESPRFSIDMPHRFVVHTYKRFTFCDHCGSLLYGLFRQGLQCEACNINVHKRCQKNVANNCGINTKAMAEILSAMNISPDKQIKTPKINYRITTCQSGQTPTTMTVTDTLPTDNSQTIQKKEETPAIATENAVPVSENEVRKFGIEDFNFIKVLGKGSFGKVMLVERKTNPDEVYAVKILRKDVIIQDDDVDCTMTEKRILTLAAKHPFLTAIHSCFQTNDRLFFVMEYVNGGDLMFHIQRARKFDEARARFYAAEVTLALQFLHKHHIIYRDLKLDNIILDQEGHCKLADFGMCKEGIIEGKTTTTTFCGTPDYIAPEILQELQYGASVDWWALGVLMYEMMAGQPPFEADNEDDLFESILRDDVLYPVWISKEAVSILKGFMTKNPAKRLGCVVANGGENAIKAHPFFQEIDWEALEARKVKPPIRPKTKSKKDVMNFDTEFTKEDPVLTPEDPDEVSYINQEEFQGFSFVNKDFNPARFGAQ
- the Pkc98e gene encoding protein kinase C isoform X6; this encodes MLQLHKDCESVDLEPQGKLRVRIDLKWNEQGDGEGIGSRGGGSISAGKEPKREFKERQGFNRRRGAMRRKVHQANGHKFMATFLRQPTFCSHCREFIWGLGKQGYQCQVCTCVVHKRCHKLVIMKCPGMRDESSHDTESPRFSIDMPHRFVVHTYKRFTFCDHCGSLLYGLFRQGLQCEACNINVHKRCQKNVANNCGINTKAMAEILSAMNISPDKQIKTPKINYRITTCQSGQTPTTMTVTDTLPTDNSQTIQKKEETPAIATENAVPVSENEVRKFGIEDFNFIKVLGKGSFGKVMLVERKTNPDEVYAVKILRKDVIIQDDDVDCTMTEKRILTLAAKHPFLTAIHSCFQTNDRLFFVMEYVNGGDLMFHIQRARKFDEARARFYAAEVTLALQFLHKHHIIYRDLKLDNIILDQEGHCKLADFGMCKEGIIEGKTTTTTFCGTPDYIAPEILQELQYGASVDWWALGVLMYEMMAGQPPFEADNEDDLFESILRDDVLYPVWISKEAVSILKGFMTKNPAKRLGCVVANGGENAIKAHPFFQEIDWEALEARKVKPPIRPKTKSKKDVMNFDTEFTKEDPVLTPEDPDEVSYINQEEFQGFSFVNKDFNPARFGAQ
- the Pkc98e gene encoding protein kinase C isoform X5 → MLQLHKDCESVDLEPQGKLRVRIDLKWNEQGCGTGDGEGIGSRGGGSISAGKEPKREFKERQGFNRRRGAMRRKVHQANGHKFMATFLRQPTFCSHCREFIWGLGKQGYQCQVCTCVVHKRCHKLVIMKCPGMRDESSHDTESPRFSIDMPHRFVVHTYKRFTFCDHCGSLLYGLFRQGLQCEACNINVHKRCQKNVANNCGINTKAMAEILSAMNISPDKQIKTPKINYRITTCQSGQTPTTMTVTDTLPTDNSQTIQKKEETPAIATENAVPVSENEVRKFGIEDFNFIKVLGKGSFGKVMLVERKTNPDEVYAVKILRKDVIIQDDDVDCTMTEKRILTLAAKHPFLTAIHSCFQTNDRLFFVMEYVNGGDLMFHIQRARKFDEARARFYAAEVTLALQFLHKHHIIYRDLKLDNIILDQEGHCKLADFGMCKEGIIEGKTTTTTFCGTPDYIAPEILQELQYGASVDWWALGVLMYEMMAGQPPFEADNEDDLFESILRDDVLYPVWISKEAVSILKGFMTKNPAKRLGCVVANGGENAIKAHPFFQEIDWEALEARKVKPPIRPKTKSKKDVMNFDTEFTKEDPVLTPEDPDEVSYINQEEFQGFSFVNKDFNPARFGAQ
- the Pkc98e gene encoding protein kinase C isoform X4, producing the protein MLQLHKDCESVDLEPQGKLRVRIDLKWNEQDQHTGCGTGDGEGIGSRGGGSISAGKEPKREFKERQGFNRRRGAMRRKVHQANGHKFMATFLRQPTFCSHCREFIWGLGKQGYQCQVCTCVVHKRCHKLVIMKCPGMRDESSHDTESPRFSIDMPHRFVVHTYKRFTFCDHCGSLLYGLFRQGLQCEACNINVHKRCQKNVANNCGINTKAMAEILSAMNISPDKQIKTPKINYRITTCQSGQTPTTMTVTDTLPTDNSQTIQKKEETPAIATENAVPVSENEVRKFGIEDFNFIKVLGKGSFGKVMLVERKTNPDEVYAVKILRKDVIIQDDDVDCTMTEKRILTLAAKHPFLTAIHSCFQTNDRLFFVMEYVNGGDLMFHIQRARKFDEARARFYAAEVTLALQFLHKHHIIYRDLKLDNIILDQEGHCKLADFGMCKEGIIEGKTTTTTFCGTPDYIAPEILQELQYGASVDWWALGVLMYEMMAGQPPFEADNEDDLFESILRDDVLYPVWISKEAVSILKGFMTKNPAKRLGCVVANGGENAIKAHPFFQEIDWEALEARKVKPPIRPKTKSKKDVMNFDTEFTKEDPVLTPEDPDEVSYINQEEFQGFSFVNKDFNPARFGAQ
- the Pkc98e gene encoding protein kinase C isoform X2, with the protein product MFTGTVKIEICEAVGLRATDKQRKFWQDEPILDPYVQLDVDENHLDRSSTKPKTFDPIWNESFTHEVQDAVMLGLTVFHDAALPPDYFVANCTIPFEELVSRNDKTADLWVDLEPQGKLRVRIDLKWNEQGCGTGDGEGIGSRGGGSISAGKEPKREFKERQGFNRRRGAMRRKVHQANGHKFMATFLRQPTFCSHCREFIWGLGKQGYQCQVCTCVVHKRCHKLVIMKCPGMRDESSHDTESPRFSIDMPHRFVVHTYKRFTFCDHCGSLLYGLFRQGLQCEACNINVHKRCQKNVANNCGINTKAMAEILSAMNISPDKQIKTPKINYRITTCQSGQTPTTMTVTDTLPTDNSQTIQKKEETPAIATENAVPVSENEVRKFGIEDFNFIKVLGKGSFGKVMLVERKTNPDEVYAVKILRKDVIIQDDDVDCTMTEKRILTLAAKHPFLTAIHSCFQTNDRLFFVMEYVNGGDLMFHIQRARKFDEARARFYAAEVTLALQFLHKHHIIYRDLKLDNIILDQEGHCKLADFGMCKEGIIEGKTTTTTFCGTPDYIAPEILQELQYGASVDWWALGVLMYEMMAGQPPFEADNEDDLFESILRDDVLYPVWISKEAVSILKGFMTKNPAKRLGCVVANGGENAIKAHPFFQEIDWEALEARKVKPPIRPKTKSKKDVMNFDTEFTKEDPVLTPEDPDEVSYINQEEFQGFSFVNKDFNPARFGAQ